A single region of the Microtus ochrogaster isolate Prairie Vole_2 chromosome 2, MicOch1.0, whole genome shotgun sequence genome encodes:
- the Smim11a gene encoding small integral membrane protein 11A, protein MNWKVLEHVPLLLYILAAKTLILCLAFAGVKMYQRKSLEAKLQAERKQRSEKKEN, encoded by the exons ATGAACTGGAAG GTTCTTGAACACGTGCCCCTGCTGCTGTATATTCTGGCGGCAAAAACCCTGATCCTCTGCCTGGCCTTTGCGGGTGTGAAAATGTACCAGAGGAAAAGCCTGGAAGCAAAGCTGCAAGCCGAAAGGAAGCAGCGGTCGGAGAAGAAGGAGAACTGA